A region from the Pungitius pungitius chromosome 16, fPunPun2.1, whole genome shotgun sequence genome encodes:
- the im:7136398 gene encoding schwannomin-interacting protein 1, producing MEGEEETAEEKQEEEELLHHIAAASSVDDLGLPIMQWEDLSQRIAELEKQEQERRERSKEAPGGRMDESRGGAWSDVWEEEDASSRRRRVAVLTSRFHNHRKLQLCFINSSDSEDEEGDGTKKVSMGTGRNGCYGARLKQEVASDLRTLRDKLLAEQKDEERVAAISRVAEQKHLERLELQMCSLQQLVSLGASLQQDVHALSSQLVSHLVVRDQLRTKQDAVLLDVQDLT from the exons atggagggagaggaagagacggctgaggagaagcaggaagaggaggagcttctCCATCACATCGCAGCGGCGTCCTCAGTGGACGATCTGGGtcttcccatcatgcaatgGGAGGATCTGAGCCAGCGGATAGCCGAGTTGGAAAAACAGGAGCAAGAGCGGagggagaggtcaaag GAGGCACCAGGGGGGAGGATGGACgagagtcgggggggggcatggagcgacgtctgggaggaggaggacgcgtcGAGTAGGAGGCGTCGAGTCGCTGTCCTCACTTCACG ATTTCATAACCACAGAAAGCTGCAGCTGTGCTTCATCAACAGCAGCGACagtgaggacgaggagggagacGGCACAAAGAAG GTTTCCATGGGAACAGGGCGTAACGGTTGCTATGGCGCCAGGCTGAAGCAGGAAGTGGCCAGTGACCTGAGGACGCTGAGGGACAAACTGCTGGCCGAGCAGAAGGACGAGGAG cgggTGGCAGCCATCAGCCGTGTTGCCgagcagaaacatctggagcGTTTGGAGCTGCAGATGTGTTCATTGCAGCAGCTCGTTAGCTTGGGAGCATCGCTTCAACAGGACGTGCacg CTCTGAGCTCCCAGTTGGTTTCTCACCTTGTTGTCCGGGACCAGCTGAGGACGAAGCAGGACGCCGTGCTGCTGGATGTCCAGGACCTGACCTAA
- the LOC119215336 gene encoding P2R1A-PPP2R2A-interacting phosphatase regulator 1, with the protein MERMEVDQCAGAAGGALRRSNSAPMITSVSDGMAMFSPVSSARYRRSSVSINPSGPSQLVPLSPSSATRDHKRQEENMETILRGSLQRLSASSLNPVHPASQWHNPTSVWSQDSGVTPSSSPSPPRRFRPAGGATVRSPVMTPLKRKGGVESDGPPKKLFVAGVTDPAQRSSSYTFSVSQSAADSPPAGGVSPQSLSPPPPSFTAFASHQHPRH; encoded by the exons ATGGAACGGATGGAAGTGGACCAGTGCGCAGGCGCAGCTGGAGGGGCACTCCGCAGGTCGAACAGCGCCCCCATGATCACCAGTGTCAG tgaCGGGATGGCGATGTTCAGTCCAGTGTCCTCGGCCCGGTACAGACGCAGCAGCGTGTCCATCAACCCCAGCGGCCCTTCACAG CTCgtccctctctccccttcctCAGCGACCAGAGACCAcaagagacag GAGGAGAACATGGAGACGATACTCCGAGGGAGCCTGCAGAGACTGAG TGCTTCCAGTCTGAACCCAGTTCATCCAGCCAGTCAGTGGCATAACCCCACGTCCGTG tgGTCACAGGACAGCGGCGTGACCCCCAGCTCCTCCCCAAGCCCCCCCAGGAGGTTCAG ACCAGCAGGGGGGGCCACAGTGAGATCACCTGTGATGACTCCACTCAAGAGGAAAG GGGGGGTGGAGTCCGACGGACCCCCGAAGAAGCTTTTCGTTGCCGGGGTAACGGATCCGGCCCAGCGGAGCAGCAGCTACACCTTCAG cgTTTCTCAGTCGGCGGCGGACTCCCCCCCCGCAGGAGGCGTCAGTCCCCAGtctctgtccccccctcccccgtccttCACCGCCTTCGCCTCCCACCAGCACCCCAGACACTAG